In a genomic window of Ptiloglossa arizonensis isolate GNS036 chromosome 12, iyPtiAriz1_principal, whole genome shotgun sequence:
- the LOC143152987 gene encoding GIGYF family protein Gyf isoform X2, which translates to MTDSMKFGPEWLRNLSGDSCNNSGGGGGTTSLTTPRYQLAEHRYGREEMLILFDRNCKPPEPLTNFSTLYVEKTQLPLALIQMTEDETRMWNGGITNVGGRGRGGSVDRGGRGRNGRGSLYSSHYSRGVGFDDSGDGTRIDSQSFQGRNRPFDRSQSERGWSERNGASDPGEWNGSTSPRKELSRGASGSSLMEGNWRRHRGGAEDDDGWRKWGRTSWREGGSVDRDRLDRNEGDTEDGRTSGGRWEHRGNHRTPHDLSHHPTPRIVRTWESNHHDNHHDNLPEWATENPSESGGSFDASGAFHGGIYSDDDEDGVISAGGIQKSRTRRVSEGSTAGTTKSGSGKPLSYNSTQGQATIRVPSNTTNTINKKRPKSLNPLDDKDETIEKERRSSSPSKPLVTTTDSTPVNTSTSTSSETSQKRSTVAISTEQSEIEKVPPVDSGNNKSPSKTQVREEVQTEVTTVDPITPTTKRQVPLQTEPQKTIVHCPGTENARQKSDDDLDRMKEEANALVAKLMADEENHREKTASVPPSIGNQSSTVPSTNGQEKWFYRDPQGEVQGPFLASEMAEWCKAGYFTVGLMVRRTCDERYTTLGELMKICGRIPFTPGPSVPPLKLTDQVIPSVPNTVPAGISALSKAGIEDPLLLLQYQQVRLLQNQQLLLRQMRTSAIAKLSQSEHWATLSSVEQNQLIFQYVLQDSEIPEMPISTNPFVPHLSPQASNPVMQLFSQMQQAKTQPETHLTSNPHSTTSVHPPAVDPIQQLIQQMGGVQNIPGIQQSNINSTPPATQEDNPIKSLLRQLNVNANGHPQTPHMDTVWPQPPPQINPQFNAQNWLAQVGPIPAVPPGQLPASLWDLHTKEIKTEQQILEEQNLKLQEDRKKEELRKQEELQRQAEEENEKRKKEDQARQAEEAKRKDEERKKKEEEKKRKDEEKRKQEEERKKKEEKKRKEEEKKREERRKQEEENLRKKLEEEKRKKEELKKQEEKQKREEEKRKKLEEEQRKQEEERMRKEAEARKQAEAEEQARRAEQRRREAEALRKLQERSKAPWAQAPRAPAPATPAASLAEIQRLEREKKAEEQRFQQIMQQQLAQQKVMEAAQEASVTDSSKRLQFKWAEKSTVSPKLLQVKNLAQIQQEEQEHIAKLKQERERQEKAGQKESASLLQNAGIWGTASQCLSWANSSTSSGGQAWSSNSGTSGFWDDPMPIKSSTTPKQPAKLAATAKTSVVNQQQQQSNKANKSKNKREEELVKKLFEQNTAKTDDFTQWCNKALSGLQVSVDIPTFIGFLRDIESAYEVKEYVRDYLGDNKQSSEFVKQFLEKRSKWRSAQRPQAQADDLCKPAPAVNPNAPMEFQEVKGKSKKPKKGKMYKVDNRILGFSVTAAPDRINVGDRDYGEGI; encoded by the exons GTTGCGCAATCTGTCTGGAGACAGTTGCAATAATAGCGGAGGTGGTGGAGGTACTACAAGTTTAACTACCCCGCGTTATCAATTAGCGGAACATAGATATGGGCGAGAAGAGATGTTGATTTTGTTTGACCGTAATTGTAAACCTCCTGAAccattaacaaatttttcaacattGTATGTTGAGAAAACTCAGCTTCCCTTGGCTCTTATACAGATGACAGAAGATGAAACG CGAATGTGGAATGGAGGAATAACTAATGTTGGCGGTCGTGGAAGAGGTGGGAGTGTCGATCGTGGAGGACGTGGGAGGAATGGAAGAGGTAGCTTGTATTCATCTCATTATTCCCGTGGAGTTGGTTTTGACGATTCAGGCGATGGAACCCGAATCGACAGTCAATCGTTTCAA GGAAGAAACCGCCCATTTGATAGATCTCAAAGTGAACGTGGGTGGTCGGAAAGAAATGGAGCCTCAGATCCGGGCGAGTGGAATGGTTCTACTAGTCCTAGAAAGGAATTAAGTCGTGGGGCTAGTGGTAGTTCTCTTATGGAAGGTAATTGGCGACGTCATCGTGGTGGTGCAGAAGATGATGACGGTTGGCGTAAATGgg GTAGAACCAGTTGGCGTGAAGGTGGGAGTGTGGATAGAGATAGATTagatagaaacgaaggagaTACTGAAGATGGTCGAACTAGTGGTGGTAGATGGGAACATCGTGGAAATCACAGAACTCCACATGATTTGAGTCACCATCCCACTCCTCGTATCGTACGTACTTGGGAATCAAATCATCATGATAACCATCATGACAACCTTCCTGAATG ggCCACTGAAAATCCCAGTGAAAGCGGAGGAAGTTTTGATGCTTCGGGTGCGTTCCACGGCGGAATATATTCAGATGATGACGAAGACGGGGTGATTAGTGCGGGTGGTATTCAAAAATCAAGGACTCGACGTGTTTCCGAAGGGAGTACTGCTGGTACAACGAAGTCTGGTAGTGGAAAGCCTTTATCTTATAATTCGACTCAAGGACAAGCAACGATTCGCGTTCCCAGCAATACAACTAATACAATTAATAAGAAAAGACCGAAGTCTTTGAATCCGCTCGACGATAAAGACGAAACCATcgagaaggagagaagaagCAGTTCTCCTTCGAAACCACTTGTTACGACGACGGATAGCACGCCCGTCAATACATCAACGTCGACTTCGTCCGAAACTTCGCAAAAGAGAAGCACAGTAGCAATAAGTACGGAACAAAGCGAGATTGAGAAAGTACCACCAGTCGACTCAGGAAATAATAAATCTCCTAGTAAAACACAGGTTAGGGAAGAGGTCCAAACGGAGGTGACAACGGTGGATCCGATCACGCCCACTACAAAAAGACAAGTTCCTTTGCAAACAGAGCCTCAAAAAACCATCGTACATTGTCCAGGGACGGAGAACGCGAGGCAGAAAAGCGATGACGATTTGGATAGAATGAAGGAAGAGGCAAACGCATTAGTAGCTAAATTGATGGCGGACGAAGAGAATCACAGGGAGAAAACTGCTAGTGTACCGCCTTCTATTGGTAACCAATCTTCCACAGTTCCATCTACGAATGGACAGGAGAAATGGTTTTACCGTGATCCGCAGGGTGAAGTTCAGGGTCCGTTCTTAGCAAGCGAAATGGCGGAATGGTGTAAAGCTGGTTACTTCACCGTAGGATTAATGGTAAGAAGAACTTGCGACGAGCGGTACACCACTTTAGGGGAGTTGATGAAGATCTGCGGTAGAATACCATTTACACCTGGGCCTTCTGTTCCTCCCTTAAAG TTAACGGATCAAGTAATACCTTCCGTTCCTAACACGGTACCTGCTGGCATATCCGCGTTATCAAAAGCTGGTATAGAAGACCCGCTTCTTCTACTTCAATATCAGCAAGTACGTTTACTGCAGAACCAACAGTTACTCCTTAGGCAAATGCGAACATCAGCTATAGCGAAGCTCTCTCAATCGGAACACTGGGCGACATTGAGTTCCGTCGAACAGAATCAACTGATCTTTCAGTATGTTCTTCAAGACTCGGAGATCCCAGAGATGCCAATCTCTACGAATCCATTTGTACCTCATCTTTCGCCTCAAGCTTCAAATCCTGTCATGCAGCTTTTTTCCCAAATGCAACAG GCAAAAACACAGCCGGAGACTCATTTGACGTCGAATCCACATTCTACCACATCTGTGCATCCCCCTGCAGTGGATCCTATACAACAGCTTATACAACAGATGGGTGGTGTACAGAATATTCCTGGAATTCAGCAGTCGAATATAAATTCCACACCACCTGCGACGCAAGAAGACAATCCCATAAAATCTTTGTTACGTCAGCTCAATGTTAATGCTAATGGTCATCCACAAACGCCTCATATGGATACTGTGTGGCCACAGCCTCCACCACAAATAAATCCACAATTTAATGCACAGAATTGGTTGGCACAG GTTGGGCCGATACCTGCAGTACCTCCTGGCCAATTGCCTGCTTCACTGTGGGATTTACACACTAAGGAAATAAAGACTGAACAACAGATATTG GAAGAACAAAATCTTAAGCTACAGGAAGACAGAAAGAAAGAGGAATTGAGAAAGCAAGAGGAATTACAGCGACAAGCTGAAGAAGAgaatgaaaaacgaaagaaggaaGATCAAGCCAGACAAGCGGAAGAAGCGAAACGGAAAGATGAAGAACggaagaagaaggaagaggaaaagaaacggaaagatgAGGAGAAGCGTAAACAGGAAGAAGaacggaagaagaaagaagagaaaaaacgcaaggaggaagagaagaagcGGGAGGAGAGGCGAAAGCAAGAAGAAGAGAACTTGCGGAAGAAGCTGGAAGAGGAGAAACGTAAGAAGGAAGAACTTAAAAAACAGGAAGAGAAGCaaaagagagaggaagaaaaacgaaaaaaattagAAGAGGAACAGCGAAAACAGGAGGAAGAACGAATGCG AAAAGAAGCAGAGGCGCGTAAGCAAGCTGAAGCGGAAGAGCAAGCTCGTCGGGCGGAACAAAGGCGACGCGAGGCGGAAGCACTTCGTAAACTACAAGAAAGGAGTAAAGCACCCTGGGCGCAGGCACCTCGTGCACCAGCTCCTGCTACTCCTGCTGCTTCGCTCGCTGAAATTCAAAGACtagaacgagaaaagaaagcA GAGGAACAACGGTTCCAACAAATAATGCAACAACAACTGGCGCAGCAGAAGGTCATGGAAGCCGCTCAGGAAGCGTCAGTGACTGACTCTTCTAAAAGATTGCAGTTTAAGTGGGCAGAGAAATCTACTGTTTCCCCCAAGCTTCTGCAAGTGAAGAATCTCgcgcagattcaacaggaagagCAGGAGCATATTGCCAAGTTAAAG CAAGAAAGGGAACGACAAGAAAAGGCCGGCCAGAAAGAATCAGCGAGCCTGTTGCAAAACGCTGGGATTTGGGGCACCGCATCCCAGTGCTTGAGCTGGGCCAATTCAAGTACGTCCAGTGGTGGTCAAGCTTGGTCCAGTAATAGCGGTACCAGTGGTTTCTGGGATGATCCTATGCCAATCAAATCTTCTACAACTCCAAAGCAACCAGCTAAGCTAGCCGCAACTGCAAAGACGTCTGTTGTCAACCAGCAACAACAGCAAAGCAACAAGGCAAACAAGAGCAAAAACAAGAGAGAAGAAGAGTTGGTGAAGAAGTTGTTTGAACAGAACACTGCCAAGACTGACGATTTTACGCAATGGTGCAACAAAGCTCTGAGCGGTTTACAGGTGTCTGTGGACA tTCCCACGTTCATTGGATTCCTGCGAGATATTGAGTCAGCGTATGAGGTGAAGGAATACGTACGAGACTACCTCGGTGATAACAAACAGAGCTCAGAATTCGTTAAGCAATTTTTAGAGAAACGTAGCAAATGGCGGTCGGCTCAGCGACCTCAGGCTCAAGCCGATGATTTGTGCAAACCGGCCCCCGCTGTTAATCCTAATGCACCCATGGAGTTTCAGGAAGTGAAG GGAAAGTCGAAGAAGccaaagaaaggaaaaatgtaCAAAGTCGATAATAGGATCCTTGGCTTTAGCGTGACTGCAGCGCCTGATCGTATCAATGTGGGCGATCGCGATTACGGTGAAGGTATTTGA